The Vibrio chagasii genome includes a region encoding these proteins:
- the rluC gene encoding 23S rRNA pseudouridine(955/2504/2580) synthase RluC, whose product MSEIRTQVQFVDIDEDMAGQRIDNFLRNQLKNIPKSMIYRIVRKGEVRVNKKRIKAEYKLKAGDLVRIPPVTIEEKVEENVPSTKLNKVSELEQCIIYEDDHMLILNKPSGTAVHGGSGLKFGAIEALRALRPEARFLELVHRIDRDTSGILLVAKKRSALRHLQAQFREKTVQKYYFALVMGEWKNSCKVVNAPLLKNEVNSIVRVNPNGKASETRFKVLEKFKDATLIQASPITGRTHQIRVHTQYTGHPIAWDDRYGDRRFDAYTGKVGLDRLFLHAANIKFTHPGSEEKMDISAPMEARLEKALTGLRKL is encoded by the coding sequence ATGAGCGAAATTAGAACCCAAGTCCAATTTGTCGATATTGACGAAGATATGGCTGGTCAGCGTATTGATAACTTCTTACGCAACCAATTAAAAAACATCCCGAAAAGCATGATTTACCGAATCGTGCGTAAAGGCGAAGTCCGCGTAAACAAAAAACGCATCAAGGCTGAGTACAAACTAAAAGCTGGTGATTTAGTTCGTATCCCGCCAGTTACCATTGAAGAGAAAGTCGAAGAGAACGTGCCAAGCACGAAACTCAACAAGGTTTCAGAATTGGAACAGTGCATCATTTATGAAGATGATCACATGCTGATTCTAAATAAACCATCGGGCACTGCCGTTCATGGCGGTAGTGGACTTAAGTTTGGCGCAATTGAAGCATTGCGTGCACTTCGTCCTGAAGCTCGCTTTCTCGAGTTAGTGCACCGTATCGATAGAGATACGTCTGGCATCTTGCTTGTTGCTAAGAAGCGCTCGGCGCTAAGACATCTTCAAGCGCAATTCCGTGAAAAAACGGTTCAAAAATACTATTTCGCTTTAGTGATGGGCGAGTGGAAGAACAGCTGTAAGGTGGTGAACGCGCCTCTGCTGAAAAATGAAGTAAACAGTATCGTTCGTGTTAACCCGAATGGTAAAGCCTCGGAAACCCGTTTTAAGGTTTTAGAGAAGTTCAAAGATGCGACACTGATTCAAGCGAGCCCGATTACCGGTCGAACGCACCAAATTCGTGTACACACTCAATATACGGGCCACCCAATAGCATGGGATGACCGATATGGTGATCGTCGTTTTGATGCTTACACGGGAAAGGTTGGTTTGGATCGTTTGTTCCTACATGCAGCAAACATCAAGTTTACGCATCCGGGTAGCGAAGAGAAGATGGATATCTCAGCTCCGATGGAAGCGCGATTAGAAAAAGCGCTGACTGGTTTACGTAAGCTTTAA